AGTATTTTGAAGTTGagttgtatatatacatgtatttcACTTGAAGAAAAAAATCGAAGATATATTGGTAAAAACCGTTATTTCACTCGAGATACTCTTAAAACAACATATCTAGAGCAAATCCATATGTGGGGCCTGGAGATCTCTTCAAACAAGTTTTCAATATTTCACTCATGTCTTAAAACAATTGTGCAACAGGGCGGCTAGATTGTAAGAAGCTGGTTTGGAAGAACCCTGTAATATTGGTTCTAACCTTGAGTTAGGACCGAGTAACTCAAAAAGACTAAAATCgaactcataaacttcaaatctcAGCTCTGCCGAAATTTTATATAGGGTTTGAAAAAGATAGCTGCCAATCCATGAATAAGAGAATACGCAATTCAAAGACATCATCAGTTCCAAAGTCATCAATAATGAAACTCACCCAACCCCACACTTCTGCCAACACATTAATTTGTCTATTCATTTCTGTccttttttctgtttttttatAATATCAGCCTTCATCTTTGTAGTCCAGTTAGGGAATACTTGTGTTATGTGTGTCATGGTTCATGCTCTATCAAGTTCATAAACATTTAATAGATCCCAGTTAACCCCACATACATTTACTCACAAGCAAATGTAGATGGCCATAAAGATGTATGCAACTTTATGTATAAGTCAAAAGCTTCAGTATTTATTTGACCTGAACATTTGTGAACATGTGAGAAGTGACACTattaataaacataaaaaactagacaaaataataaattaccaCTGTGTTATCTTGGTCAATCCTATTTTTGTGCAAAAAATGAAGCATAGGAAAGCTTTCATGTGTGTGAAGGATCAAGTAAAATCTTGACAAGACAGTTATCAATGGAaaacttttcattttcatttattGCTCTATGTACCCTATTTGCTAGAAAAACAATTTTGTTTACTTGGTTATATAGTCTAAAAAGTGTTGGGCTGAAGGTGGTGTTAAGGCGGCATGATTTACAAGAATGACCTAGGATTTGACCTCGCTTGCTCCCTGAGCAAAATTCCGAGTTTAACAACTTTTGATCTTGAAGATTTGCCCATGGGGCAAGCGGGGGTCAAAAGTTCAAAACCACTCATTTTCAAGGGTCACTCAGTATAATTTTCCGAGCTTTCTTCCTCCACAATCGTGAAGACGTTTTAATAGGGGGAATAAAAGTTCTAAGAATATCACACTTGAAATTCATATCGCGGATCTAAAGCAAAACTTTTTATCCACATTTATCGCTACAATAGAAATTACTCTTCCCTTTAGATCTTGTAGACCCCTATTCTTTCAACTAGTTAAGAATGTGGTCCTAATTAAATCACAAGAATGCATTTACCAATGAGCCATTTTTACACAGGCTCTTTTGATCTATTCATTGTCATTCTTTGCATGCATCAATTATTGGTGAAACTTTGGTAAAAATGTAGTATGATACAACTCTGAGACTTTAGGTCATTTATCTTCTTTGTCCAATTCACTAATTTTGCACTTTGGACATTGGGCTTAGGTGTTGAAATGTGTCCAGGAATTTGCAAAAGATGAGTCATTTTTTGGAattaggtaaaaaaaaattggtaggGTGGGTTAAAACTCACtgacattttttaaaatctttttgtgCAAATGTACCAACTTAGCTAGTTGTTCAAAGTACAATTATTTTGTACCAAAAAATTATTCCTTAAAATTATTGTTATACCACCTATCTGCTAGAGGTACAATCATCTTTTGTTTTTAAATTGAATTCCTGGAATATCCAATTATTGTGAGCTGATTAAAGTTAGTTAATGGATACAATTAGTCATtgtatatacaattagaagatAATATtagcttcttgttcttcaattttaattcattattAACTACCTCCTTTGTTTAATTATTGCTAGCattcaaaaaataatctatAGTAGTTGTAATCATTAGTACTGTTTAAACTAAGTTCAGAGGTACTTAGtgattctttttaaaaattcagaCTAGAAACactaaaagaaaaaggaagaaaaggcTAATTATAGAATAGGCTCAATGACATTATAATTTCTCAAAACTTTAGGATAAACCTAGAGCTAGTACTAATAATaaaagttttacatacttgacCATCTTTATTGTAACACAATAATCAGAAACTCAAGCAATCATACCTATCACTTGTGCAAAATTTTAAACCTCACTTTTTAAAGACATCATGGGCGTGATTGTTCTTTAAAGGCTCGTTTGGTGTCAAGGATAACACCAAATAGTCTTGAGATTAAATTATAGTGTCACTTAATTTGTTGTTTGGTGGGCAAGTCTGGAATAACTTATCCTAGGATTAATAATTAGTATCAGGATAAGTTATCTTTTCCCTTGGTGGTATAGGATATCCCTTTAAACTTTTTTATACATCATTTTTCACATTCATaaaggatatttttataaacaaataatttattcttaaagTTTATGTagtgcatattattttgaatgcaacaaatcaaacactcaataagaaataatcctACTTTTCAGTTCATGCAATAGAAAAATATCCACCGTCTTGGAGTTTAAAAACCACAAGGAAAACTTTAGGATATTGTCTTAGAGTTTCACTAGTAAAATTTGAAATTCCAAAACAATGACGATTTCTAAAACGCACGAGTGGCTAAAAAATGCTATTTCTGcgccaaaaaataattaaataatctaATCGTTTTCTCCAGTTTTACCATTCTGTATTCAAAGCTTAAAGCTTATATAAATAGCTTGATTAATTTAGATTAACGATTCATAGAGCCCACTAAAATGTAAAATATTCCCTATTAGAAGCTTCTTTGTTCCCAAAACCTCGATTTAATCCTTATAACATATTTTTACAATGAAAAAAATGTCTCATTTACATATCCaccaaagaatcaaattatatattcatcaatttcaagtagaacaaaacatTGAAGAGATTGAAAAGAAGTTTGGGAAATGGAGTTTTTCGATTTTGCAAACGAAACGTAGAGTTAGGCCCCCTTTTGAACCTATATATGTAAGGTCACATTGTCACTTTCTGTTTACACCATATGTTAGTAGTAAATTGAGAAGCATCTTTCATGTCTACTTGTCCTTGCACAAGAAATTAAACAAATAGGTCCTTCATCAGTTcatctttcatgtcaaatttttGAATGAGAAAAAAGTCACGTTATCCACACGTTTAGCAAAAAATGACTGATATGAATTGCTAGTTTAAGATGTGGAACTTTGTCATCCTCTCATCAAATACCTATTTACtccatatattatatgaataatttggtGGCTTACAATTTACAACAATATATGTAGTGTGATCCTATGACCGGTGGTTTGGAGAGGATAGTGTGTGTAGATTTAATTCCTATCTTGGAAAGTAAAAATGTTGTTTCTAATAAACCTCGACTCAAGTAAAAGTATTACAAAACAGTATGGAAAAAAAGTAATCGGTGGTGGCTTACACTTTAACTATCAAAAAACTTAGCCAATGAAACCTTAACCTAATCTTCAAAGTCGAATTTAATCTTACCTCCTAAATCCTAATAATGTAGACGTGAAGgttgaaaaataaattcatagttGCCTCGTAAAAAATTCACGAGAAGtttctcaaattttcttcaTCATTACTTTTAGTTTTACATGAAAGGCGATAAGTTTGggctttttattattctttGTTTCCTCTAAAGAGAATTGGGATTCATAActtatttatttcaattattctCTGCCAAAAGCGATTAGTTTAAgctagttgttgttgttagaaattattttcaagtataaacttgtcttgatgttcttgataacttcttgaCTTGTTTCTTTCTTGAATTCAAAAAactcttttaatataatatagattatGGCATGTGTCGGGTTAATCTATTCTATAGTAAAAAATGGAGCTTATCCATAGCAATGTGCCGTGCCCCGATTGTTATTTTTGTGTTTGTGTATGTTTGATTGGGCCTTTCCTTGTGAATTTGCCTTCTTCAAGGCATGATCAAGAGGCGGGATTTCCCTCTTCAATAATATGATACCAACATGGTTCCATACATGAATTTTAGGGCATTTAGCTAGCTAGCCTATATCCCATCTCCTCTCTTCTTGCTCCACCATAAGCTCCAGCGGCAATAATAGACTAGTAGCCTCTATGTTAGCATCCTAGGAAGCCATGATATGATAAACATAATAGACTAGTAGCCTCTATGTTAGCATCCTAGGAAGCCATGATATGATAAACATAAGCATCTCTTTAAGTTCTTGGGTCCCTAATTCGATTGTTTTCAAGTGGTAACACAGAAAATGCATTAACAAAGGTATTGGTAATCCTACCAAAAATATTCTTCAAGCAAGAAGGAAaacaatattattataaaaaataaagaaagatgcatgaaaattatatattcCAATTGAGAATTGCATTTACATTGTCCTCTAACGTTGTTCAATACAAAAGGCAAAAAGCAAATCTCTTTAAAGTTTCAgtccaataataataattttttttttaaaaaaactagaaTACTAGACAAAAGCTATGGCCCAGTAAATCAATCAATCCTAAGTGGGCCTCTACTCAAAAGATTCACACTCTGCAGAAAGGACCGGACCGTCCGGATCAACAGTCACTGTTATATGCATGGCCCATTGGGCCGCTTCCCCAGTCGTTGCCTTCCTTTAAAACCTAACCATAttattacaaaatataaaaagagaaatttcttttatttaaaatctAGCATTTTCGAAGCCGTGCAAATCGCTGACCCTATTCATCGACTTCTTCATCATAGCCACTTTAGCTAGCTTCTCAGCTGCTCTCCAAGCAGATGTAGGGGTTAGTGGCTCACCATTTTCATCTAAGAACAAATTCATTTCCCTCTCGTTCATTCTCTGACGTTGGATCAATTTTTGCTGCTCTATCTGCTGTTGATATTGTTTCCTCCATTGCACTTCCGTCAGCTCGGCTTCTAAGCCTCTAACATACTCGTCTACAAAAGCCGACCCAGATTGTATCAACAATGCTCGAGCCGATGACAACAAGTGCATAGCGCTAGATAGCTCGTTATGCTCGATTAATCTCCTAGACTCAGCGATAGCCCTCGTAGTTATAAAGAGATTCCTCAGTCGTTCAATCTTCGGAATGGAAGATCGAACGGCTTGAGGCCTCGGAACCAACAAAGAATGTTCCCTTCCGTAAATTGCTTCTTGTGTTGCGGGGTCCTTGTAACAACATCTAACGGATAACACATGGTGTGACCCATTAGTCATTGTTGGGATTTTTACTTCTAACAGTAATTCCCTTTCTTCCTCGGCGTAAAGATCGCCGAGCCGAACACAACTCGAGCCGAGTACAGCTGGCCGACCATTGTACGAATAAACCGCTGCGATCTCAGCTGGGTCTGAACCGGAGGAGAAATCCAGCTGGATTTTCAGATCTTGAACCACCACACTCAATAAACCACCAACGCATTTCGAGAATGCGTCTTCCTCAGCCGGCTCATGGCTGAAGCCGGCTTTTTTCCCGAACCCGGAGGAATGAACCGGAATTTCTATATGACCAAACCGGGTGGAAGACACATGGGTGGATTCCGATCGTCGATTATGAGTATTACTTCCCTGGATCTTCTCATCTTGACCGTCGGATAAAAGCATAATGCTACCGACTGGATTTCTCTCACGCCTATCTTCGAGCACCTTAGCTGCTTTTCTCAAAGCTTCACCTACACAAGTCCCTTGGCTACAAACAAGCCGATCAATAATGCGCCGAGCCGAGCGTTGGCCTTGTGGAGTCATTCTTCTCAGAGGTAGTAATCTTTTTGGTGTAGCAGAGAAAGCCACAATTGAAAGCCGATCAACAGAGCCGAGAGACGAAATAACCAATCTCATGGCTCGTTTCAACATTTGAATCTTTGCTCCGCTCATACTGCCGCTTACATCCAATACAGTAACCAAGTCAATCGGGGCTCGCCGTGCCGGGTCAAGAAAATGACCCGACCCGGAATTCGAATTCCCCGCCGGAGGTGACGGCGGAGGTGGTGGAGCTTTAACCTTTAGAACAACAGCATATGTCTCATGAGTTCTCCCGACAGAAACGATGGCAGCTTCAGGCATTAAGCTCACTTCAACACTTCTGTTATCTCTCTGGTTGGCAAATGCTTCGTCACTCGAGATGGGATTGACAAAAAAACCACGGAATTCTTCAACTTCTTCGTCCTCTCCCTGTTCCTCATTTGCTTCCGGTATTGGAACAAATTTAGCTCCGGCAGTTGGAGTAAAAAGAGGCTCATCATCATTATAACCTTTGTAATCACACTGCTCTGGTTTGTAATAAGTTTTCACATTAGGGAGTGACTTTTCTTGTTTTTTGATTGGGGTATTGGGATATGATTCTTCTTCTGCTTTTTGTGTTTTTTGATCTTGCTGTTGTTGAAGTCTGTGAATGGCTAAAAGGGGTACATCTTTCCATGTGGAATTACAAACAGGGCAAACCAAATTGCTCTGTTTTTTAACATGAGAAGCAATGCAAGGAAAATGGAAAGTATGTGAACATTCTGCTGTGTATATAGCCATTCCTTGTCCTGATTTTACACTCTGTGTACAAACTCCACAGCTATGCTGCAAACAATAAAAACACAAAAGATTAGATTTTTAATTAAGAGTTGAGAACAAAAGATTGATTCAAAGTCTCCTTGcttctttatttcattttttaaaaataaaaatgggacTTTTCGAGATAATAACTATACCGTAAGCGAATGTgtctcaaaacaaaaaaaaacataacagagaaattctataaatatgcataaaagtTAGATTTTCTTACTTTGGAGAGACGGAGGGTGTTCTTAAGGATGGAAAAGGGGGATCTTGGAGAAGAAGGATTGGAACCAAGAAAAGTTTTCGGGCTTTTGGTATTGGATTTTGGGGTAGTTTTGCAATGGAGTTTTGGACTAATAAGGCTATTAATGTCATTGGAAGATGCTTTATTATTGGTTTTGCAACGCAAACGAGGAGTAGAAGGATTGCTACTAGATAAAAAACCAAGCTTTGCACAACTTCTTGGACTTGGGATTTGTTGTCCTCCATTGTTAACTTCTTGTGAATCTTGTGCATGCTTATCCACAAAGTGGGGTTCTCTATCTCTTGGGATTGTTGTGCAAAAAGCTCTCCTCCATCCTGTCCCCATTTCtccaaaaaacaaacaaacaatgTTTCCAAAATTCAAGATTCAAGAAACTTTTATGGATCTGAAGAGGTTGACAGAGAAGACAAAAGGGTAACGATTTAGAAAAAGAAGAGGCAAAGGATAGAGATGGAATTGAAGATACAGAAATCTCAGCTCAGACTTATAGTCAGagccttttcttcttctctgaatttaattttttgctCCTATTAGAACCAAAAAGATAGCTGCATCTATAAAGTGCTTGAGATCTGTTTCTTATTTCTATTGCACTCTGTGTCATGTATCATATGGGGGAGTTTTGATAGTCTTGTTTATTCAATATatacacacaaatatatacaagtaTATTCCTAGGGATATGGACATAtggtaaattattttttaggaaaaatttaCCTGGTGCTTGGTTGGTTTTTGGCATCTAGacatgataataataataccaatatacataaaagaaaagaaattggTGTAAATAGAATTGGATGTCTGGCTCTAaacattttattattattactacttttCCAATTTACATAACACTCTTCTCATTTCCAAAAAAGATTCACATCATCTTCAATTTATGCTTATTACTTATTAGGTCCTATTTAACAttttattgtaaaaaaaaaagtcaattaAAAATAAGAGCTGAAGTGAATATAAAGAACAATTTggtaaatataacaaaaattttcattatttcttaaattatcATATTTAGTCAAAGAATGCCACATAAATTTAAACGGCgagaatatttttttggatcTTTAGGTCAACGGTTTCTTCCCAAGGGACTTAGCTAGCATTTCAAAAGAGATTTtggatcaaaatttaaaatttatcttaaaatatcagttaaatcatgaaattagattggattttaaaattttcttaaaatatttgtttgactatgaaatttatttgaattttaagttttcttaaaatatctatttgaCTATGAAATCTTATCgaatttataattttcttaaaatatatgtTTCACCATAAAATTTAATTGTATTTTAGAAAAGTTCTTAAAGTATATATTTGACCATGGAATTTGATCGAATTCTAAAATTTATCTTCAAATAGCTAAGACTTCCAGTTACaaaacttcacatttttctcaaataaaaatgcatcCAAAAATATCTTCAAgtaccaaaaattataatttcaaaacCTTAAATTTTAGagtt
This region of Solanum dulcamara chromosome 9, daSolDulc1.2, whole genome shotgun sequence genomic DNA includes:
- the LOC129904513 gene encoding E3 ubiquitin-protein ligase WAV3, translating into MGTGWRRAFCTTIPRDREPHFVDKHAQDSQEVNNGGQQIPSPRSCAKLGFLSSSNPSTPRLRCKTNNKASSNDINSLISPKLHCKTTPKSNTKSPKTFLGSNPSSPRSPFSILKNTLRLSKHSCGVCTQSVKSGQGMAIYTAECSHTFHFPCIASHVKKQSNLVCPVCNSTWKDVPLLAIHRLQQQQDQKTQKAEEESYPNTPIKKQEKSLPNVKTYYKPEQCDYKGYNDDEPLFTPTAGAKFVPIPEANEEQGEDEEVEEFRGFFVNPISSDEAFANQRDNRSVEVSLMPEAAIVSVGRTHETYAVVLKVKAPPPPPSPPAGNSNSGSGHFLDPARRAPIDLVTVLDVSGSMSGAKIQMLKRAMRLVISSLGSVDRLSIVAFSATPKRLLPLRRMTPQGQRSARRIIDRLVCSQGTCVGEALRKAAKVLEDRRERNPVGSIMLLSDGQDEKIQGSNTHNRRSESTHVSSTRFGHIEIPVHSSGFGKKAGFSHEPAEEDAFSKCVGGLLSVVVQDLKIQLDFSSGSDPAEIAAVYSYNGRPAVLGSSCVRLGDLYAEEERELLLEVKIPTMTNGSHHVLSVRCCYKDPATQEAIYGREHSLLVPRPQAVRSSIPKIERLRNLFITTRAIAESRRLIEHNELSSAMHLLSSARALLIQSGSAFVDEYVRGLEAELTEVQWRKQYQQQIEQQKLIQRQRMNEREMNLFLDENGEPLTPTSAWRAAEKLAKVAMMKKSMNRVSDLHGFENARF